Proteins encoded in a region of the Chryseobacterium piperi genome:
- a CDS encoding ATP-dependent Clp protease ATP-binding subunit, with product MDYKFSQGLSQVFKQSKNEAKRLKSEFLNTEHLLLGIIKTENSAKEILQNLNADLTQIRRKIETLNTASLNPISEEVTNISFTKMADHAVKRAELECRQYKSNEINTVHLLLGILYKYEDPTSNILGAYDIDYEGVSREYQTMLKNSGQAPQMSAYDDDDEREDFEQMRKPAGNLGSAKSKTPTLDNFGRDLTSLARDGKLDPVIGREKEIERVSQILSRRKKNNPLLIGEPGVGKSAIAEGLALRIQQKKVSRVLFGKRVITLDLASLVAGTKYRGQFEERMKAIMTELEKNRDVILFIDELHTIVGAGSSTGSLDASNMFKPALARGEIQCIGATTLDEYRQYIEKDGALERRFQKVMVEPTNIDETIQILNQIKDKYEEHHNVVYTPEAILACVNLTSRYITDRFLPDKAIDAMDEAGSRVYIKNMKVPTEIIDFEKKIEDIKELKQKAVKAQDYLEARKLKDEEERLQMELNAAQDQWDKDVKEKKETVTEENVAEVVSMMSGVPVTKVGKNELDKLAQMDNNLNGKVIGQEDAVRKVVKAIQRNRAGLKDPNRPIGTFIFLGTTGVGKTELAKVMARELFDSDEALIRIDMSEYMEKFAVSRLVGAPPGYVGYEEGGQLTEAVRRKPYAVVLLDEIEKAHPDVFNILLQILDEGHVTDSLGRKIDFRNTIIILTSNIGTRDLKDFGDGVGFGTSAKKSNSDTRARSTIENALKKAFAPEFLNRIDDIVIFNSLEQADIKKIIDLELNKLYNRLEKLGYKVDLTDAAKDFISEKGWDKDFGARPLKRAIQKYIEDLLAEMLVNKQLNEGETIVLDVNEAKDGLTGKAHKTKKTTEKSSQ from the coding sequence ATGGATTATAAGTTTTCACAAGGTTTGAGCCAAGTGTTCAAACAAAGCAAAAATGAAGCTAAAAGGCTGAAAAGTGAATTTCTTAATACAGAACATCTACTTTTAGGTATTATAAAAACAGAAAACTCTGCAAAAGAAATCCTTCAAAACCTTAATGCCGATTTAACACAAATCAGAAGAAAAATTGAAACTCTAAATACAGCAAGTCTTAATCCTATTTCTGAGGAGGTAACAAATATTTCTTTCACTAAGATGGCAGATCATGCTGTTAAACGTGCAGAGTTAGAATGCAGACAATACAAAAGTAATGAAATTAATACCGTTCATTTGCTTTTAGGCATTCTTTATAAATATGAAGACCCCACCTCAAATATATTAGGAGCTTACGACATCGATTATGAAGGAGTTTCAAGAGAGTATCAAACAATGCTTAAAAATTCAGGGCAGGCACCTCAGATGAGCGCCTATGACGATGACGACGAAAGAGAAGATTTTGAGCAAATGAGAAAGCCTGCAGGAAATTTAGGTTCTGCAAAAAGCAAGACTCCTACATTAGATAACTTCGGTAGAGACCTTACTTCTTTGGCAAGAGATGGAAAATTGGATCCTGTTATCGGTCGTGAGAAAGAAATTGAGAGGGTTTCTCAGATTCTTTCTCGTAGAAAGAAAAACAATCCGCTTCTTATCGGGGAACCTGGAGTTGGTAAATCAGCTATTGCTGAAGGTCTGGCTTTAAGAATTCAGCAGAAGAAAGTTTCAAGAGTTCTTTTTGGTAAAAGAGTCATCACTCTGGATCTGGCAAGTTTAGTTGCCGGAACAAAGTATCGTGGTCAATTCGAAGAAAGAATGAAAGCCATTATGACGGAGTTGGAGAAAAACCGCGATGTCATCTTATTTATCGATGAGCTTCATACCATTGTTGGTGCCGGAAGTTCTACGGGAAGTTTGGATGCATCCAATATGTTTAAACCAGCATTGGCAAGAGGTGAAATTCAATGCATTGGAGCCACTACTCTGGATGAATACCGTCAGTATATTGAAAAAGACGGAGCTCTGGAAAGAAGATTCCAAAAAGTAATGGTAGAGCCAACCAATATTGATGAAACCATTCAGATTTTAAATCAGATCAAAGATAAGTATGAAGAACACCACAATGTTGTTTATACACCGGAAGCGATATTAGCTTGTGTCAATCTGACATCAAGATACATTACCGACCGTTTCTTACCAGATAAAGCGATTGATGCAATGGATGAAGCAGGTTCACGTGTCTATATTAAAAACATGAAAGTGCCTACTGAAATCATTGACTTCGAAAAGAAAATTGAAGATATTAAAGAACTGAAACAGAAGGCTGTAAAAGCTCAGGATTACCTTGAGGCAAGAAAGCTGAAAGATGAAGAGGAACGTCTTCAAATGGAGCTTAATGCGGCTCAGGATCAGTGGGATAAAGATGTAAAAGAGAAAAAAGAAACCGTAACTGAAGAAAATGTTGCAGAAGTGGTTTCTATGATGAGTGGTGTTCCTGTAACTAAAGTTGGTAAGAATGAGCTTGATAAATTAGCTCAGATGGATAACAACCTGAATGGAAAAGTAATCGGTCAGGAAGACGCTGTAAGAAAAGTAGTTAAAGCTATTCAAAGAAACAGAGCCGGTCTTAAAGATCCAAACCGTCCTATTGGAACATTTATCTTCCTTGGAACAACAGGTGTTGGTAAAACTGAGCTTGCCAAAGTAATGGCCAGAGAACTTTTTGATTCTGATGAAGCATTGATCAGAATTGATATGAGTGAATATATGGAGAAATTCGCAGTATCAAGACTAGTAGGTGCGCCTCCGGGATACGTTGGGTATGAAGAAGGTGGTCAGCTGACTGAAGCCGTAAGAAGAAAACCTTATGCTGTGGTTCTTTTAGATGAGATTGAAAAAGCCCACCCTGACGTATTTAATATCCTTTTACAAATTTTGGACGAAGGACATGTTACAGACAGCTTAGGCAGAAAAATTGATTTTAGAAATACCATTATTATCCTGACTTCAAATATCGGTACAAGAGATCTTAAAGATTTCGGAGATGGAGTTGGATTTGGAACTTCTGCTAAAAAATCAAATTCAGATACCAGAGCGAGAAGTACCATCGAAAATGCACTTAAAAAAGCATTTGCTCCTGAGTTCTTAAACAGAATTGACGATATTGTAATCTTCAACTCTCTTGAGCAGGCTGATATCAAGAAAATCATTGATCTTGAGTTGAACAAACTTTACAACAGACTTGAAAAATTAGGATATAAAGTTGATTTAACTGATGCAGCAAAAGACTTTATTTCCGAAAAAGGATGGGATAAAGATTTTGGAGCAAGACCACTGAAGAGAGCTATCCAGAAATATATTGAAGATTTATTAGCTGAAATGCTGGTAAATAAGCAATTAAACGAAGGAGAAACTATTGTCCTGGATGTTAACGAAGCAAAAGACGGGTTAACAGGAAAAGCCCACAAAACTAAAAAGACGACTGAAAAGTCTTCACAATAA
- the mnmA gene encoding tRNA 2-thiouridine(34) synthase MnmA, which produces MKVVVGLSGGVDSSVTAYLLQQQGHDVVALFMRNWNDASVTLEDECPWIEDSNDALMVAQKLGIPFQVIDMSELYKERIVDYMFAEYQKGRTPNPDVLCNREVKFDVFMKTAMSLGADKVATGHYARVNSTFDENGKEVFHLLAGQDNNKDQSYFLCQLNQDQLSKALFPIGELTKPQVREIAKEIGLVTADKKDSQGLCFIGKVSLPQFLQQQLKPNEGEIVEIFKDSPLFSQETPSFSSKEEELEFLSQKVNYKKSDGKVIGKHQGAQFFTIGQSKGLGIGGHKESCFIVSRDMENNIIFVGEGHSFPGLHKKALKIDNSELHWVREDLRLNNGESMEVMARFRYRQGLQKAVIYQFENAFYMEFEEPQSAIAEGQFATWYIDDELLGSGVIA; this is translated from the coding sequence ATGAAAGTAGTTGTAGGATTATCAGGAGGTGTAGATTCCAGCGTTACAGCATATTTGCTGCAACAGCAGGGTCATGACGTTGTGGCATTGTTTATGAGAAACTGGAATGATGCTTCCGTTACACTGGAAGATGAATGCCCATGGATCGAAGACAGTAATGACGCGCTGATGGTAGCTCAGAAATTAGGAATCCCTTTTCAGGTTATCGATATGAGCGAACTTTATAAAGAGCGAATTGTTGACTATATGTTTGCTGAATACCAAAAAGGGAGAACTCCCAACCCCGATGTTTTATGTAACAGAGAGGTTAAGTTTGATGTTTTTATGAAAACAGCGATGTCTTTAGGTGCTGACAAAGTGGCTACGGGACATTATGCAAGAGTGAATTCTACTTTTGACGAAAACGGAAAAGAAGTTTTTCATCTCTTAGCAGGACAAGATAACAACAAAGATCAGTCTTATTTTCTTTGTCAGCTCAACCAGGATCAATTGTCAAAAGCATTGTTTCCAATTGGAGAACTGACTAAACCTCAGGTAAGAGAAATTGCTAAGGAGATAGGCCTGGTTACTGCAGATAAAAAGGATTCTCAGGGATTATGCTTTATCGGTAAAGTAAGTCTTCCTCAATTCCTTCAACAACAATTGAAACCAAACGAAGGCGAAATTGTAGAAATTTTTAAAGATTCTCCACTTTTCTCACAGGAAACACCTTCATTTTCTTCCAAAGAAGAAGAACTCGAGTTTTTATCTCAAAAAGTCAATTATAAAAAATCTGACGGAAAAGTAATCGGAAAACATCAGGGAGCTCAATTTTTTACGATCGGACAAAGTAAAGGCCTTGGTATCGGCGGACATAAAGAAAGCTGCTTTATCGTGTCGAGAGATATGGAAAACAACATCATCTTCGTAGGTGAAGGACACAGCTTTCCAGGGTTACATAAAAAAGCTTTGAAAATTGACAACTCCGAACTTCACTGGGTTCGTGAAGACCTGCGACTTAATAATGGGGAGTCCATGGAAGTAATGGCCAGATTCCGCTATAGACAAGGATTACAAAAAGCAGTTATTTATCAGTTTGAAAATGCATTTTATATGGAATTTGAAGAGCCTCAGTCTGCTATCGCCGAAGGGCAGTTTGCCACCTGGTATATTGATGATGAGCTTTTAGGAAGCGGAGTGATCGCATAA
- a CDS encoding LytR/AlgR family response regulator transcription factor, whose amino-acid sequence MIKTVIIEDERPASRKLERMLSIFPEIEVVAKIESVEEGVTWFSENEHPQLIFSDIVLGDGLSFDIFEKVPTKGFIIYTTAFDQYTLKAFKLNSIDYLLKPILEEDLAGAIEKYQSFLPADNSVSSQEIKQLIKKDKTTLSRILVKIGYNLKIIQTHEVSCFYSENKIVYLQTQERSYPSDFTLDELEELLEESKFFRVNRQFIINSDYIKNIHTSPNYKVELEFQPKEEITVSRDRVKDFKDWLVS is encoded by the coding sequence ATGATCAAAACTGTCATTATTGAAGATGAAAGACCTGCCTCAAGGAAATTAGAACGAATGCTAAGTATTTTTCCTGAAATAGAGGTAGTGGCTAAAATCGAATCAGTAGAAGAAGGGGTAACTTGGTTTTCGGAAAATGAACATCCTCAATTAATCTTTTCCGACATTGTTTTGGGCGACGGTTTGTCCTTTGATATTTTTGAAAAAGTTCCTACCAAAGGATTTATTATCTACACTACTGCTTTTGACCAATATACTCTAAAAGCTTTTAAATTAAATAGTATCGATTATTTATTAAAACCCATTCTTGAAGAGGATCTGGCCGGGGCTATTGAAAAATATCAATCATTTCTTCCTGCGGATAACTCGGTCAGCTCACAGGAAATTAAGCAGCTAATTAAAAAAGATAAAACCACGCTTTCCAGAATTCTGGTTAAAATTGGATATAACCTGAAAATTATCCAGACTCACGAAGTAAGTTGTTTTTATAGCGAGAATAAAATTGTTTACTTGCAGACACAAGAACGTTCATATCCGTCAGACTTTACTTTAGACGAGCTGGAGGAGTTATTGGAAGAGAGTAAATTCTTTCGGGTAAACAGACAGTTTATTATCAATTCCGATTATATTAAGAATATTCATACTTCACCCAATTATAAAGTAGAACTTGAATTTCAGCCAAAAGAGGAGATTACGGTAAGCAGAGACCGGGTTAAGGATTTTAAAGATTGGCTGGTAAGCTAA
- a CDS encoding 2TM domain-containing protein has product MEKHFNNTPEYQQAYERVRQLKRFYKSLMWFGIISGILFFNDLFEHGKIELSLFQGSIILAIWGIILTVRAVRLFIFDSDWERDILNKELNKSKPKF; this is encoded by the coding sequence ATGGAAAAACACTTTAATAACACACCGGAATATCAGCAGGCTTACGAAAGAGTTAGACAGCTGAAACGTTTTTATAAAAGCCTTATGTGGTTTGGAATTATTTCAGGAATTTTATTTTTCAATGATCTATTTGAACATGGAAAAATTGAACTTTCATTATTTCAAGGATCAATAATCCTGGCGATCTGGGGAATTATTCTGACGGTAAGAGCTGTTAGGCTATTCATCTTCGACTCTGATTGGGAGCGTGATATTTTAAATAAAGAGCTGAATAAAAGTAAGCCTAAATTTTAA
- a CDS encoding 2TM domain-containing protein, whose amino-acid sequence METTSFSKENLAYEKATKRVKELKSFYGNLTSYCLVIPFLLALNLLTSPGHLWFYWPMLGWGVGLAAHAATVFGIGRDWEERKIKELMEDEKRNHGKTL is encoded by the coding sequence ATGGAAACCACATCATTCAGTAAAGAAAATTTGGCTTATGAAAAAGCCACAAAGAGAGTAAAGGAACTAAAAAGCTTTTATGGGAATCTTACCTCTTATTGTCTTGTCATTCCTTTTTTACTTGCCTTAAACCTTTTAACATCTCCCGGACACTTATGGTTCTATTGGCCAATGCTGGGATGGGGAGTTGGTCTTGCAGCCCACGCTGCTACTGTTTTCGGGATTGGAAGAGACTGGGAAGAAAGAAAAATAAAAGAACTAATGGAAGATGAAAAAAGAAATCATGGAAAAACACTTTAA
- a CDS encoding methyltransferase family protein, whose product MNLQILFYISMGVWFLSEIIYKQKLKSGDKDQKKDQSTLSVLWLVIILSIFAAVTASHIFDIPIAHSAWIFYLGEAFILLGIIFRLIIIRSLGKYFTVDVTIREDHKIKKEGFYQYIRHPSYAFSLLTFLGLGLFLNNWVSLLFAFIPPFLAFSYRIKIEEQTLIEQFGDEYVEYRKVTKKLIPFIY is encoded by the coding sequence ATGAACTTACAAATCTTATTTTATATCTCTATGGGAGTATGGTTTCTCAGCGAAATCATTTACAAGCAGAAATTGAAATCAGGAGATAAGGATCAGAAAAAAGACCAATCGACACTCAGCGTGCTCTGGTTGGTTATTATTTTGTCGATTTTCGCTGCAGTTACGGCTTCGCATATTTTCGATATTCCGATCGCTCATTCTGCCTGGATTTTCTATCTGGGGGAAGCTTTTATACTTTTGGGTATTATCTTCAGGTTAATTATTATCAGGTCTTTAGGAAAATATTTTACAGTAGATGTGACCATACGAGAAGATCATAAAATTAAAAAAGAAGGCTTTTATCAATACATCAGACACCCATCATATGCATTTTCCCTATTAACTTTCCTGGGATTAGGATTGTTCTTAAATAATTGGGTTTCTTTATTATTTGCTTTTATCCCTCCATTTTTGGCGTTTAGCTATAGGATTAAAATAGAAGAACAGACGCTTATTGAACAGTTTGGAGATGAATATGTTGAATACAGAAAAGTAACGAAGAAACTGATTCCATTTATCTATTAA